Proteins found in one Amycolatopsis umgeniensis genomic segment:
- a CDS encoding NAD-dependent epimerase/dehydratase family protein, whose product MKVGVTGGTGFIGQYVCEELAARGHTPVVFDHRGEGDGGPWEVMLGDIRDATALTELAAHCDGIIHLAAVLGTQETITNPRPAVETNVMGGLNFLEAVAQYDLPGVYICVGNHWMNNSYSISKTTVERFVRMFNADRGTRVNCVRAVNAYGPRQKAAPPFAAGKVRKITPALVCRALSGIPVELYGGGRQVSDMVWVGDVARTLVSSLEAAAEGRVLENTVEIGPAESVTIREVADLVIDICEQRGYPRVGITDLPMRPGETPNTPVTADVSTLLSVGIDPESLVSLEEGMTKTVDWYLEHRGTAWDVPPAGLRAA is encoded by the coding sequence ATGAAGGTTGGTGTTACCGGTGGCACCGGGTTCATCGGGCAGTACGTCTGCGAGGAGCTCGCCGCGCGAGGGCATACGCCGGTCGTGTTCGACCATCGTGGTGAGGGGGACGGCGGGCCGTGGGAGGTCATGCTCGGCGACATCCGTGACGCGACGGCGCTGACCGAGCTCGCCGCGCATTGTGACGGGATCATCCATCTGGCTGCCGTACTGGGCACCCAGGAGACGATCACCAATCCGCGGCCCGCGGTGGAGACCAACGTCATGGGCGGCCTGAACTTCCTCGAGGCCGTCGCGCAGTACGACCTGCCCGGCGTCTACATCTGTGTCGGCAACCATTGGATGAACAACAGCTACTCGATCTCGAAGACCACGGTCGAACGGTTCGTCCGCATGTTCAACGCGGACCGCGGGACGCGGGTGAACTGCGTCCGCGCGGTGAACGCCTACGGTCCGCGCCAGAAGGCCGCGCCGCCGTTCGCCGCGGGCAAGGTCCGCAAGATCACCCCGGCGCTGGTCTGCCGGGCGCTGTCCGGCATCCCCGTGGAGCTCTACGGCGGCGGACGGCAGGTCTCGGACATGGTGTGGGTCGGCGACGTGGCCCGCACCCTGGTGTCCTCTTTGGAGGCCGCCGCCGAGGGGCGGGTACTGGAGAACACGGTGGAGATCGGGCCCGCCGAATCGGTCACGATCCGCGAGGTGGCGGATCTGGTGATCGACATCTGCGAGCAGCGCGGCTACCCGCGGGTCGGCATCACCGACCTGCCCATGCGGCCGGGCGAGACACCGAACACCCCGGTCACGGCCGACGTTTCGACGCTGCTTTCGGTCGGCATCGACCCGGAGTCCCTCGTCTCGCTGGAGGAGGGCATGACGAAGACGGTGGACTGGTACCTCGAGCACCGCGGCACCGCCTGGGACGTCCCTCCGGCCGGGCTTCGCGCGGCTTAG
- a CDS encoding alpha/beta fold hydrolase — MRKFKKVMTALAAAAAVVLLGGAGAGASANTAWRQSDAALARSLPGKFVSSHADVNGVRLHYVAGGSGSPVVLLPGWPQTWWTFHKVMPALAAHHRVIAVDLRGMGGSSKPASGYDKETLAADVHALLAKLGYAKADVVGHDIGAMVAHSYGIKYPQSVGKLALMDVVAPDKSLYQLPLLPSGPGQFSPWWWTFNQLQGLPEQLVSGRSRYLVDAMINQLSVVPGAVSDFDRSVYARAYDSREAVRAGNGWYRTLNQDIAAGSAYGKLTMPVLGLAGEFNHQYFLQVLPSKAADPRVVKIAGAGHYLSEEQPAQVIDALEKFLG, encoded by the coding sequence ATGCGTAAGTTCAAGAAGGTGATGACCGCGCTGGCCGCGGCCGCGGCGGTGGTACTGCTGGGGGGTGCGGGGGCGGGGGCCTCCGCGAACACGGCGTGGAGACAGTCCGACGCGGCGCTCGCGCGCTCGCTGCCGGGTAAGTTCGTAAGCTCCCACGCCGACGTCAACGGCGTCCGGCTGCATTACGTCGCCGGTGGTTCCGGCAGCCCGGTGGTGCTGCTGCCCGGCTGGCCGCAGACGTGGTGGACGTTCCACAAGGTGATGCCGGCGCTGGCCGCGCACCACCGCGTGATCGCCGTCGACCTGCGGGGGATGGGCGGGTCTTCGAAGCCGGCTTCGGGCTACGACAAGGAGACGCTGGCGGCCGACGTCCACGCGCTGCTCGCGAAACTCGGGTACGCCAAGGCGGACGTGGTCGGCCACGACATCGGCGCGATGGTCGCGCACAGCTACGGGATCAAGTACCCGCAGTCGGTCGGGAAGCTGGCGCTGATGGACGTTGTCGCGCCCGACAAGAGCCTCTATCAGCTGCCGCTGCTGCCTTCGGGCCCCGGCCAGTTCTCGCCGTGGTGGTGGACGTTCAACCAGCTTCAGGGCCTGCCGGAGCAGCTCGTTTCCGGCCGCTCGAGGTATCTCGTGGACGCGATGATCAACCAGCTCTCGGTGGTACCGGGGGCGGTGAGCGACTTCGACCGGAGTGTCTACGCACGCGCCTACGACTCGCGTGAGGCCGTCCGTGCCGGGAACGGCTGGTACCGGACGCTCAACCAGGACATCGCGGCCGGTTCGGCGTACGGGAAGCTGACCATGCCGGTGCTGGGCCTCGCCGGCGAGTTCAACCACCAGTACTTCCTCCAGGTGCTGCCGTCGAAGGCGGCCGATCCGCGCGTCGTCAAGATCGCCGGGGCCGGGCACTACCTTTCCGAAGAACAGCCCGCCCAGGTCATCGACGCGCTGGAGAAGTTCCTGGGCTGA